CCCAGGACTTTTCAGCCTGTTCGATCAGGGTGAGGACGTCACCCATGTCAAGGATGCGGGACGCCATGCGGTCCGGGTGGAACAGCTCAAAGTCATCAACGCCTTCACCGGTCGAGGCGAACATGACGGGCTTGCCGGTGATAGACGCGACCGAAAGTGCAGCACCGCCGCGCGCATCGCCGTCGAGCTTTGAGAGCACAATGCCTGTGAAGTTGACGCCCTCGTCGAAGGCAAGCGCCGTGTTGACGGCGTCCTGGCCGATCATGGAATCGACGACGAACAGCACTTCGTTGGGAACGATGGCACGGCGGATCTGCCGGGCCTGCTCCATCATCTCGGCGTCCACGCCGAGCCGTCCGGCGGTGTCCACGATGACGACGTCGTGCAGTTTCTGGCGCGCCTCATCGACGCCGGCACGGGCAACAGCGACGGGGTCGCCGGCCGGGTGGTCCAGTTCGGTGGAGGTGGCGCCCGGGTGCGGAGCAAAGACCGGCACGCCGGCGCGCTGGCCAACAACCTGAAGCTGCGTCACGGCATTGGGCCGCTGGAGGTCGCAGGCTACCAGCATGGGGCTGTGGCCCTGGGACTTCAGCCACTTGGAGAGCTTGCCGGCAAGGGTGGTCTTGCCGGCACCTTGGAGGCCCGCGAGCATGATGATGGTGGGACCGGTCTTGGCCAGGCGGATGCGCCTGGTCTCGCCACCGAGGATTTCAACGAGTTCCTCATTGACGATCTTCACGATCTGCTGGCTCGGGTTCAGTGCCCCGGAAACTTCGGCGCCGAGGGCACGTTCGCGCACCCGTCCCGTGAATTCGCGCACCACGGACACGGCAACGTCGGCGTCCAGCAGTGCTCGCCGGATTTCGCGGACGGTGGCGTCAACATCCGCCTCGGTGAGGCGGCCTTTGCCACGGAGGTTCTTGAAGGTTGCTGTCAACCGGTCAGAGAGTGAATTGAACACGCGCCGTGCACTTCTTTCAGTGGATCTACAGCTGGCGGCCGGTGCGGCACGCCAGTGTCGTGACTGTTGTTGGTCTGAACCAACTGCCTCGACAACGGGACTCGACTATCTAGGGTACCAAGACAGGCCTTCAAGATGGCATGCTGGCAGGGTGACGAGCCAAACAACTGTAAAAACCCTGCTGATCCTCGGCGCTTCGGGCGACCTCACGGGACGGCTGCTGCTGCCGGGTCTCGCACGGCTGGCGGCCAGGGGGCGCGCCGAGGGGCTGACGCTCGTGGGCGCAGGCTCGGATCCCTGGACCCCGGACCAATGGGTGGAACGCGTCGAAACAGCCTTTGCCGATGCGAACTCCCAGGCAGACGCCGCCGGCAAACGCGAGCTGAAGCGGATCGCCGGAGCGACCGCCTATCACCAGCTTGACGTCACCGCGGGCGGGGAGCTTGCCTCGCTGCTGTCCGGCCTTGAGGCGCCGGTGGCCGTGTACTTTGCCCTTCCTCCCCATGTCAGCCAGAAGGCGTGCGAGGTGCTGGCCCCGGAGGAGGTTCCCGCAGGCACCCGGCTGGTGATGGAAAAGCCGTTCGGGTCCAGCGAGGATTCCGCCCGCCACCTCAACGTAACCCTGGCGGCGCTGGTCCCGGAGGACCACATCCACCGCGTGGACCACTTCCTGGGCAAGGCCACGGTACTCAACATCCTGGGCCTGCGCTTCGCGAACACATTTCTGGAACCTGCCTGGAACCGGGACTACATCGAAAAGGTGGAGGTCATCTTTGATGAGGACCTCGCACTGGAGGGGCGCGCACGCTACTACGACGCCGCCGGTGCGCTCCGGGACATGATCCAAAGCCACCTGCTGCAGATCATGGCGCTGATGGCGATTGAGCCGCCGGCCTCCGTTGACGAGCGTGACCTCCGGGACGCTGTGGCCACCCTCCTGCGCGCCAGCAGCATCAAGGCGCCGTACCGGTCCAGCACGCGGCGTGCCCGGTACGTGGCCGGGTCCATCGACGGGCGGCAGGTCCCGGACTACGCCAAAGAAGCCGGCGTGGACGCGTCCAGGAACACGGAGACCCTGGCCGAGGTGCAGGTGGACATCGACAACTGGCGATGGCAGGGCGTCCCGTTCATCCTCCGTTCCGGCAAAGCCATCGGGGCGAAGCGCAAGGAAGCCGTGGTCACCTTCAAGCCGGTCCCGCATCTGCCCAAAGGGTTCACGGGCGTCGATTCGCCCAATCAGCTCCGGATCGGCTTCGGTCCGGACACCCTGCAGTTCGATGTCGACGTGAACGGGCCGGGCAACATTCTCAGCCTCGACCGGACCACGCTCAATGCCGAACTCAGCGCCTCCGAGCTGCTCCCCTACGGTGAAGTCCTCGAGGGTGTCCTCACCGGCGACCCCCTGCTTTCCGTGCGGGCGGACACTGCCGAGGACTGCTGGCGGATCATTGAGCCGGTGCTCAAAGCATGGGCACGCGGCAGTGTTCCGCTGGAGGAATACTCCGCCGGAACGGCGGGCCCCGAAGGCTGGCCCGCCTAGGAATTGCACGCAATGAAAGCGGGCCCGGCACCTTTGAGGTACCGGGCCCGCTTTTTGCGTTTGCCTTGGGCTAAATCTGCCGTCGGCTGGATCTGCCGTCGGCTAGATCGCGGCCGAGCCGCGTTCACCCGTGCGTACCCTTACAGCTTCAAAGACGTCCACCGTCCAGACCTTGCCGTCGCCTGCGCGTCCGGTGTTGGAGCTGGCGATGATGACATCCAGGATGTCGTCCGCCTGTTCGTCCGTGGCCAGCACCTCTACGCGGATCTTGGGAAGAAGGTCCACGTTGTACTCAGCCCCGCGGTACACCTCGGTGTAGCCGCGCTGCCTGCCGTATCCGCTGGCGGCGCTGACCGTAAGGCCCTGCACTCCATAGGATTCGAGCCCCTCCCGGATGGATTCGAGCTTCTCCGGCCGGACGATTGCTGTGATCAGTTTCATGCCCCCACGCTTTCCTTGCCGGTTGCTGCGTCAGTCTTCTTGCTGTCTTCGGATACCGGAACGGACTCCTGCTTGCCGGTGATCAGTTCATGCAGCGGCTGGAAGCTCCCGCCGTGGCCGCCGACTCCGAATTCGTAGGCGGTTTCTGCGTGCAGGCTCAGGTCCACGCCCACAACTTCCTGCTCCTGGGAAACCCGGAAGCCCATGGTCTTGTGGATCGGGAAGGCGATGATGGCGGTCATGACCGCGGTGAAGATGATGGACATGAGGGCCGCCAGAGCCTGGGCAACGAGCTGGCTGGTTCCTCCGCCGTAGAAGAGACCTGCCTGGCCCTGGGTCGGGGTTGCGAGGAAGCCGATGGCTACGGTGCCGACGACGCCGGAGACCAGGTGGACGCCGACGACGTCGAGGGAGTCATCGTAGCCGAGCTTGAATTTGAGCCCGACTGCGAGAGCGGAAGCAACACCTGCGACTACACCGAGGGCGATGGCACCGATCGGGGAGACATTGGCACAGGCCGGGGTGATGGCCACCAGGCCTGCCACGACACCGGACGCTGCACCGAGTGACGTCGGGTGACCATCGCGGAAGCGCTCCACGGCCAGCCAACCGAGCATTGCGGCCGCCGGGGCAGCGAGGGTGTTGATCCAGATCAGACCGGCCTGCTCAACAGTGGCAGCGGCACCGGCGTTGAAGCCGAACCAGCCGAACCAGAGGATTGCGGCGCCCAGCATTACGAACGGGATGTTGTGCGGGCGGTGGTTCGGGTCCTTGCCGAAGCCCTTGCGATTGCCAATGATCAGCACCAGGATCAGGCCAGCCACGCCGGCGTTGATGTGAACCACGGTGCCGCCGGCGAAGTCGATCACCGGAGCGAACGTCTGGCCGAACCAGCCGTCCTTGGAGAAGAGCCCGCCGCCCCAGACCATGAAGGCCATCGGCGCGTAAACGAGTGTGGCCCAGATGGGGGTGAAGATAACCCAAGCCGAGAACTTTGCGCGGTCGGCGACCGCCCCGGAGATCAGGGCTACGGTGATGATGGCGAAGGTGGCGGCATAGCCTACCTTGAGCAGATCCGCGGGGTCGGTGAAGTTGTGCAGCCCGAAGTGGCTGAACGGGTTTGCGAAGATCTGGAAGAAATTGTCTTCGTTGCTCGTAGCCATGGAGGCGCCCCACAGGACCCACATGATGCCCACGGTTCCAATGGCGACGAAGCTCATCATCATCATGTTC
This genomic window from Arthrobacter sp. 24S4-2 contains:
- the ffh gene encoding signal recognition particle protein, with protein sequence MFNSLSDRLTATFKNLRGKGRLTEADVDATVREIRRALLDADVAVSVVREFTGRVRERALGAEVSGALNPSQQIVKIVNEELVEILGGETRRIRLAKTGPTIIMLAGLQGAGKTTLAGKLSKWLKSQGHSPMLVACDLQRPNAVTQLQVVGQRAGVPVFAPHPGATSTELDHPAGDPVAVARAGVDEARQKLHDVVIVDTAGRLGVDAEMMEQARQIRRAIVPNEVLFVVDSMIGQDAVNTALAFDEGVNFTGIVLSKLDGDARGGAALSVASITGKPVMFASTGEGVDDFELFHPDRMASRILDMGDVLTLIEQAEKSWDKDEAARMAKKFADQEDFTLDDFLAQMQQIRNMGSMKKMLMMMPGAQNIRQQLEQFDEREIDRVEAIVRSMTPHERVAPKIINGSRRARIAKGSGMHVSDVNGLLERFAQAQKMMKKMAAGGGMPGMPGMPGMGGGGPRKGAKNAPKKKARSGNPAKAAQELREAEARRANAGNALPTGASFGQQGADFDPSQLNLPKGFDKFLGGSK
- a CDS encoding glucose-6-phosphate dehydrogenase, whose amino-acid sequence is MTSQTTVKTLLILGASGDLTGRLLLPGLARLAARGRAEGLTLVGAGSDPWTPDQWVERVETAFADANSQADAAGKRELKRIAGATAYHQLDVTAGGELASLLSGLEAPVAVYFALPPHVSQKACEVLAPEEVPAGTRLVMEKPFGSSEDSARHLNVTLAALVPEDHIHRVDHFLGKATVLNILGLRFANTFLEPAWNRDYIEKVEVIFDEDLALEGRARYYDAAGALRDMIQSHLLQIMALMAIEPPASVDERDLRDAVATLLRASSIKAPYRSSTRRARYVAGSIDGRQVPDYAKEAGVDASRNTETLAEVQVDIDNWRWQGVPFILRSGKAIGAKRKEAVVTFKPVPHLPKGFTGVDSPNQLRIGFGPDTLQFDVDVNGPGNILSLDRTTLNAELSASELLPYGEVLEGVLTGDPLLSVRADTAEDCWRIIEPVLKAWARGSVPLEEYSAGTAGPEGWPA
- a CDS encoding P-II family nitrogen regulator; this encodes MKLITAIVRPEKLESIREGLESYGVQGLTVSAASGYGRQRGYTEVYRGAEYNVDLLPKIRVEVLATDEQADDILDVIIASSNTGRAGDGKVWTVDVFEAVRVRTGERGSAAI
- a CDS encoding ammonium transporter, with amino-acid sequence MELTAGLVWLLVASALVLFMTPGLAFFYGGMTRAKSALNMMMMSFVAIGTVGIMWVLWGASMATSNEDNFFQIFANPFSHFGLHNFTDPADLLKVGYAATFAIITVALISGAVADRAKFSAWVIFTPIWATLVYAPMAFMVWGGGLFSKDGWFGQTFAPVIDFAGGTVVHINAGVAGLILVLIIGNRKGFGKDPNHRPHNIPFVMLGAAILWFGWFGFNAGAAATVEQAGLIWINTLAAPAAAMLGWLAVERFRDGHPTSLGAASGVVAGLVAITPACANVSPIGAIALGVVAGVASALAVGLKFKLGYDDSLDVVGVHLVSGVVGTVAIGFLATPTQGQAGLFYGGGTSQLVAQALAALMSIIFTAVMTAIIAFPIHKTMGFRVSQEQEVVGVDLSLHAETAYEFGVGGHGGSFQPLHELITGKQESVPVSEDSKKTDAATGKESVGA